In a single window of the Delftia tsuruhatensis genome:
- a CDS encoding multidrug effflux MFS transporter yields the protein MSSSPSFRLALILGLLSAIGPFAIDMYLPALPQIGSSLGAPVGAVQASLTAFFLSLGVGQLLYGPVSDMVGRKPPLYFGLALFAVASVGCALATSIETLVVLRFIQGLGAAAGMAVPRAVVRDLHTGHAAARMMSLLMLVFSVSPILAPLAGSGVIAISSWRGVFWAVALASVVGLVAVFASLKETRDAAARLDSSVAGALRAYGVLLRDWHYLGLVFIGGCSLAGFFVYLAGSPFVLINHYGLSSTQYSLAFALNAIAFIGASQFTGWLGQRFGMVRVVKAAASAAGLVMVALLLYYLLGGDRLPVLMGLYFICSLLMGLVIPTTSVLALEEHGAIAGTASALLGTLQMLSGAAAMQIVGLFSTGKPLPMVVGMAVGALIGVALTWITLGGSRAHRVVMKDHP from the coding sequence ATGTCATCTTCTCCTTCTTTCCGTCTGGCCCTGATCCTGGGCCTGCTTTCGGCCATCGGGCCCTTTGCCATCGACATGTACCTGCCCGCGCTGCCCCAGATCGGCAGCAGCCTTGGCGCCCCGGTGGGCGCCGTGCAGGCCAGTCTCACGGCGTTCTTCCTTTCCCTGGGGGTGGGCCAGTTGCTCTACGGGCCGGTCTCCGACATGGTGGGCCGCAAGCCGCCGCTGTACTTCGGCCTGGCGTTGTTCGCCGTGGCCAGCGTGGGCTGCGCCCTGGCCACCAGCATCGAGACGCTGGTGGTGCTGCGCTTCATCCAGGGCCTGGGCGCGGCGGCCGGCATGGCCGTGCCGCGCGCGGTCGTGCGCGACCTGCATACCGGCCATGCCGCCGCTCGCATGATGTCGCTGCTGATGCTGGTGTTCAGCGTCTCTCCCATCCTCGCGCCGCTGGCCGGCAGCGGGGTGATCGCCATCAGCAGCTGGCGCGGCGTGTTCTGGGCCGTGGCCCTGGCCTCCGTCGTCGGCCTGGTGGCCGTGTTCGCCAGCCTGAAGGAGACGCGCGACGCCGCCGCCCGCCTGGACAGCAGCGTGGCCGGCGCCCTGCGTGCCTATGGCGTGTTGCTGCGCGACTGGCATTACCTGGGCCTGGTCTTCATCGGCGGCTGCTCGCTGGCCGGCTTTTTCGTCTACCTGGCGGGCTCGCCCTTCGTGCTGATCAACCACTATGGCCTCAGCTCCACGCAGTACAGCCTGGCCTTCGCGCTCAATGCCATCGCCTTCATCGGGGCATCCCAGTTCACCGGCTGGCTGGGCCAGCGCTTCGGCATGGTGCGCGTGGTCAAGGCCGCCGCCAGCGCCGCGGGCCTGGTCATGGTGGCGTTGCTGCTGTACTACCTGCTGGGCGGCGATCGCCTGCCGGTGCTGATGGGCCTGTACTTCATCTGCAGCCTGCTGATGGGGCTGGTCATCCCCACGACCTCGGTACTGGCGCTGGAAGAGCATGGCGCGATCGCCGGCACGGCCTCGGCCCTGCTGGGCACGCTGCAGATGCTGTCGGGCGCCGCCGCCATGCAGATCGTGGGCCTGTTCTCCACGGGCAAGCCCCTGCCCATGGTCGTGGGGATGGCCGTGGGGGCGTTGATCGGCGTGGCGCTGACCTGGATCACCCTGGGTGGCTCGCGTGCCCATCGGGTGGTGATGAAAGACCATCCATGA
- a CDS encoding efflux RND transporter permease subunit: MAQFFISRPIFAWVIAIIIMLGGALSISTLPLEQYPDIAPPRVTIGAQYTGASAATVENSVTQIIEQQLKGIDNMLYMSSTSDASGRARTTLTFAPGTNIDVAQVQVQNKLQSAVNRLPDAVKSRGVFVNKGGQDFLVTYSFFSKDPAMTAVDIGDYLTSNLVDVIGRLDGVGDVNVFGTNYAMRIWMDPAKLEKYALMPSDLVNALNSQNAQVSAGQLGALPAKADQQLNATITARTKLKTVEEFENIVLKSSLDGSVVLMKDVARVELGADNLTIKAQLNGLPGAGMGIVLADGANAMNVADGIAAKLAELKPFFPNEIDYFVSSDSTPFVRASIKEVVTALAEAMVLVVIVMFIFLQNFRATMIPAIAVPVVLLGTFGVLSLAGYSINTLTMFAMVLAIGLLVDDAIVVVENVERVMHETGQSPKQATRQSMREITPALVGIGVTLSAVFVPMAFFGGSTGVIYRQFSITIVAAMALSVFVALTLTPALCATLLKPAAAGAAHDRPNRSGILGLNDRFFRWFNHHFDATAARYQGTVAYSLRRAKRMMLIFIAVCGVVWLLMARLPTSFLPDEDQGFVFVNVNLPSGAADARLQDVLVQVREYFAKQPDVLSFYQVSGLNGDQASARAFVRLKTWDERPLPGQSASAIAHRATKDLAAIRDARVLVMLPPAVRGLGASSGFNFMIKDMNGLGHQTLLEAKEKFLAEARKRPELTNLRMTNLEDASELRLDIDDRKAAALGLSYADINSVLSSAMGGTYVNDFLNNERVKRVYIQGDAPHRMLPQDIAKWTVRNARGEMVPFSAFSSSYWAYGSPQLMRYNGNPAYEIEGRAAPGVSSGTAMQIVEDILRTLPAGIGYEWTGASLQERQSGAQAPLLYAISILFVFLCLAALYESWTVPLSVMLAVPLGVVGALAATYTRGLTNDVYFQVGLLTTVGLASKNAILIVEFAVQLQEQGKSIFDAVVAAVRQRLRPILMTSLAFGFGVIPLAIGTGAGAGGRNAIGTAVLGGMLASTVLGIFLVPVFFLLVRSWFKSHGRTDDDAAPQTTKESAA; the protein is encoded by the coding sequence ATGGCCCAGTTCTTCATCAGCCGGCCCATCTTCGCGTGGGTCATCGCCATCATCATCATGCTCGGCGGCGCCCTGTCCATCTCCACGCTGCCGCTGGAGCAATACCCCGACATCGCGCCGCCGCGCGTGACCATCGGTGCGCAGTACACGGGCGCCTCGGCCGCGACGGTCGAGAACTCGGTGACCCAGATCATCGAGCAGCAGCTCAAGGGCATCGACAACATGCTCTACATGAGCTCGACCTCCGATGCCTCGGGCCGTGCGCGCACCACGCTGACCTTCGCGCCGGGCACCAACATCGACGTGGCCCAGGTGCAGGTGCAAAACAAGCTGCAGTCGGCCGTGAACCGGCTGCCCGACGCGGTCAAGAGCCGCGGCGTGTTCGTGAACAAGGGCGGCCAGGACTTTCTGGTCACCTACAGCTTCTTCTCCAAGGACCCGGCCATGACCGCGGTCGACATCGGCGACTACCTGACCAGCAACCTGGTCGACGTGATCGGCCGGCTCGACGGCGTGGGCGACGTCAATGTCTTCGGCACCAACTATGCGATGCGCATCTGGATGGACCCGGCCAAGCTGGAGAAATATGCGCTGATGCCCTCGGACCTGGTCAACGCGCTGAACTCCCAGAACGCCCAGGTCTCGGCGGGCCAGCTCGGCGCGCTGCCCGCCAAGGCGGACCAGCAGCTCAACGCCACGATCACGGCGCGCACCAAGCTCAAGACGGTGGAGGAGTTCGAGAACATCGTGCTCAAGTCCTCGCTGGACGGCTCGGTGGTGCTCATGAAGGACGTGGCGCGCGTGGAGCTGGGCGCCGACAACCTGACCATCAAGGCCCAGCTCAACGGGCTGCCCGGCGCCGGCATGGGCATCGTGCTGGCCGACGGCGCCAACGCCATGAACGTGGCCGACGGCATCGCGGCCAAGCTGGCCGAGCTCAAGCCCTTCTTCCCCAACGAGATCGACTACTTCGTCAGCTCGGACTCCACCCCCTTCGTACGTGCCTCCATCAAGGAAGTGGTGACCGCGCTGGCCGAGGCCATGGTCCTCGTGGTCATCGTGATGTTCATCTTCCTGCAGAACTTCCGCGCCACGATGATCCCCGCCATCGCCGTGCCCGTGGTGCTGCTGGGCACCTTCGGCGTGCTGTCGCTGGCCGGCTACTCGATCAACACGCTGACCATGTTCGCCATGGTGCTGGCCATCGGCCTGCTGGTGGACGATGCCATCGTGGTGGTGGAGAACGTCGAGCGCGTGATGCACGAGACCGGGCAATCGCCCAAACAGGCCACGCGCCAGTCCATGCGCGAGATCACGCCGGCCCTGGTGGGCATCGGCGTGACGCTGTCGGCCGTGTTCGTGCCCATGGCCTTCTTCGGTGGCTCGACGGGCGTGATCTACCGCCAGTTCTCCATCACCATCGTGGCTGCGATGGCGTTGTCGGTGTTCGTGGCGCTGACGCTCACGCCCGCGCTGTGCGCCACCTTGCTCAAGCCTGCGGCGGCTGGCGCGGCGCATGACCGTCCGAACCGCTCCGGCATCCTGGGGCTGAACGACCGGTTCTTCCGCTGGTTCAACCACCATTTCGACGCCACGGCCGCGCGCTACCAGGGCACGGTGGCCTATTCGCTGCGCCGTGCCAAGCGCATGATGCTGATCTTCATCGCCGTGTGCGGCGTGGTCTGGCTGCTGATGGCGCGCCTGCCCACCTCCTTCCTGCCCGACGAGGACCAGGGCTTCGTCTTCGTCAACGTCAACCTGCCCTCGGGCGCCGCCGATGCGCGGCTGCAGGACGTGCTCGTGCAGGTGCGCGAGTATTTCGCCAAGCAGCCCGACGTGCTGAGCTTCTACCAGGTCTCTGGACTCAATGGCGACCAGGCCTCGGCCCGCGCCTTCGTGCGGCTGAAGACCTGGGACGAGCGGCCGCTGCCTGGCCAGTCGGCCTCGGCGATCGCCCACCGCGCGACCAAGGACCTGGCGGCGATCCGCGATGCGCGCGTGCTCGTCATGCTGCCGCCGGCCGTGCGCGGCCTGGGTGCCAGCTCCGGCTTCAACTTCATGATCAAGGACATGAACGGCCTGGGCCACCAGACCCTGCTGGAGGCCAAGGAAAAATTCCTGGCCGAGGCGCGCAAGCGCCCCGAGCTGACCAACCTGCGCATGACCAACCTGGAAGACGCCAGCGAGCTGCGCCTGGACATCGACGACCGCAAGGCCGCCGCGCTGGGCCTGTCCTATGCCGACATCAACAGCGTGCTGTCCAGCGCCATGGGCGGCACCTATGTCAACGACTTCCTGAACAACGAGCGCGTCAAGCGCGTCTACATCCAGGGCGATGCGCCGCACCGCATGCTGCCGCAGGACATCGCCAAATGGACGGTGCGCAATGCCAGGGGCGAGATGGTGCCGTTCAGCGCCTTCTCCAGCAGCTACTGGGCCTATGGCTCGCCGCAGCTGATGCGCTACAACGGCAACCCGGCCTATGAGATCGAAGGCCGAGCCGCGCCCGGTGTCAGCTCGGGCACGGCCATGCAGATCGTCGAGGACATCCTGCGCACGCTGCCGGCCGGCATCGGCTACGAATGGACCGGCGCCTCGCTGCAGGAGCGCCAGTCGGGCGCCCAGGCGCCGCTGCTGTACGCCATCTCCATCCTCTTCGTGTTCCTGTGCCTGGCCGCGCTCTACGAGAGCTGGACCGTGCCGCTGTCGGTGATGCTGGCCGTGCCGCTGGGCGTGGTCGGCGCGCTGGCCGCCACCTACACGCGCGGGCTGACCAACGATGTGTACTTCCAGGTGGGCCTGCTGACCACGGTGGGCCTGGCGTCCAAGAACGCCATCCTGATCGTCGAGTTCGCCGTGCAGCTGCAGGAGCAGGGCAAGAGCATCTTCGACGCCGTGGTGGCGGCCGTGCGCCAGCGCCTGCGGCCCATCCTGATGACGTCCCTGGCCTTCGGCTTCGGCGTCATCCCGCTGGCCATCGGCACGGGCGCCGGCGCGGGCGGGCGCAATGCCATCGGCACGGCCGTGCTGGGCGGCATGCTGGCCTCCACGGTGCTGGGCATCTTCCTGGTGCCGGTGTTCTTCCTGCTGGTCCGCAGCTGGTTCAAGAGCCACGGGCGCACCGACGACGACGCTGCACCGCAGACCACCAAGGAGAGCGCAGCATGA
- a CDS encoding MFS transporter, with protein MSAAPTAAVAAPQDGLPQDGLPQDGLPSGPRGRAMLVIILGLTLSVLDSTLVNLALPAMARELQSSSAHTLWVVNSYQLASLVLLLPLAALGERLGYRRVYLVGMLVFAVASLAAMLATSLPALVAARALQGLGAAGVMSVNAALVRLIYPRALLGRGMAVNSLVVATASMAGPSVAAAILSVASWPWLFAANLPLGLFTLWLGRRALPANAVAGHAGARLSPLDVLLNILMFSLIFLGGEQLGVRAGGADSSLPSGWWLLGAGLLVGAWYVRRQWRLPAPLLPVDLLRIPVFALSMCGSVSAFCAQMLAYLALPFLLLESHGMSPIEAGLLITAWPLATVLTAPVAGRLIGRYPDGLLGGIGMAMFACGLWLLAAMPETISAADMVWRMLLAGSGFALYQSPNNHTIVTSAPMARSGAAGGMLSSARLTGQTLGAVVLATIFTFAGGHGGHAEIVALAVAGCFAAMAGVFSVLRVRSGTVAKH; from the coding sequence ATGAGCGCTGCACCCACAGCCGCTGTGGCTGCGCCCCAGGACGGCCTGCCCCAGGACGGCCTGCCCCAGGATGGCCTGCCCTCCGGCCCACGCGGCCGGGCCATGCTGGTCATCATCCTGGGCCTGACGCTGTCGGTGCTGGACAGCACCCTGGTCAACCTTGCGCTGCCGGCCATGGCGCGCGAGCTGCAGTCCAGCTCGGCGCATACGCTGTGGGTGGTCAACTCCTACCAGTTGGCCAGCCTGGTGCTGCTGCTGCCACTGGCGGCCCTGGGCGAGCGCCTGGGCTATCGGCGTGTCTACCTGGTGGGCATGCTGGTGTTTGCCGTGGCTTCGCTGGCGGCCATGCTGGCCACATCGCTGCCCGCCCTGGTGGCGGCGCGCGCCCTGCAGGGCCTGGGCGCGGCAGGGGTGATGAGCGTGAACGCGGCCCTGGTGCGGCTGATCTATCCGCGTGCCCTGCTGGGGCGGGGCATGGCCGTCAATTCGCTGGTGGTGGCCACGGCGTCGATGGCCGGGCCTTCGGTGGCGGCGGCCATCCTGTCCGTGGCCAGCTGGCCCTGGCTGTTCGCCGCCAACCTGCCGCTGGGCCTGTTCACGCTGTGGCTGGGGCGCAGGGCACTTCCGGCCAATGCCGTGGCCGGCCATGCAGGGGCACGGCTGTCGCCGCTGGACGTGCTGCTCAACATTCTCATGTTCAGCCTGATCTTCCTGGGCGGTGAGCAGCTGGGCGTGCGCGCGGGCGGTGCCGATTCTTCCCTGCCTTCGGGCTGGTGGCTGCTGGGCGCGGGCCTGCTGGTGGGCGCCTGGTATGTGCGCCGCCAGTGGCGCCTGCCCGCGCCGCTGCTGCCGGTGGACCTGCTGCGCATCCCGGTGTTCGCGCTGTCCATGTGCGGCTCGGTCAGCGCCTTTTGCGCGCAGATGCTGGCCTATCTGGCCCTGCCGTTCCTGCTGCTGGAGTCGCATGGCATGTCGCCCATCGAGGCCGGCCTGCTGATCACGGCCTGGCCGCTGGCCACGGTGCTCACCGCGCCGGTGGCGGGCCGGCTGATAGGCCGCTATCCGGACGGCCTGCTGGGCGGCATCGGCATGGCCATGTTCGCCTGCGGTCTGTGGCTGCTGGCGGCCATGCCCGAGACGATTTCGGCGGCGGACATGGTCTGGCGCATGCTGCTGGCGGGCAGCGGGTTCGCGCTGTACCAGTCGCCCAACAACCATACCATCGTGACTTCGGCGCCGATGGCGCGCAGCGGCGCGGCCGGCGGCATGCTCAGCTCGGCCCGGCTGACGGGGCAGACGCTGGGCGCCGTGGTGCTGGCCACCATCTTCACCTTCGCGGGCGGGCATGGCGGGCATGCCGAGATCGTGGCCCTGGCCGTGGCCGGGTGCTTTGCCGCGATGGCGGGTGTGTTCAGCGTGCTGCGCGTGCGCAGCGGCACGGTCGCGAAGCACTGA
- a CDS encoding antibiotic biosynthesis monooxygenase family protein, with protein MNPFAHTPEPPYYAVIFSSRRTADDGYGLMAQRMVELAAQQPGFLGVESTRGEDGFGITVSYWSCAEDIARWKGDAEHLVAQQLGKDAWYEHYELRVARVERAYGKR; from the coding sequence ATGAACCCTTTCGCCCACACCCCCGAACCTCCGTACTACGCCGTCATCTTCTCGTCCCGCCGCACGGCCGACGATGGCTATGGCCTCATGGCCCAGCGCATGGTGGAGCTTGCGGCGCAGCAGCCCGGCTTCCTGGGGGTGGAAAGCACGCGCGGCGAGGATGGCTTCGGCATCACCGTGTCCTACTGGTCCTGCGCCGAAGACATCGCGCGCTGGAAGGGCGATGCCGAGCACCTGGTCGCCCAGCAACTGGGCAAGGACGCCTGGTACGAGCACTACGAGCTGCGGGTGGCCCGCGTGGAGCGGGCCTACGGCAAGCGCTGA
- a CDS encoding efflux transporter outer membrane subunit has translation MKRPMNLAPLATAAALATLLSGCNLAPQHRTPDLPVPATVGAAVDASPARADEASLQAAAALGWVQSPQLREVIALALANNRDLRVAVENIEKARAQYGITRADLLPSVNAQAQASRARTAAGMTSATQAASVSTQYTAQLGFASYEIDLWGRVRNLSEAALQQFLQTEQNRRNVQIGLVADVANAWLTLATDQARLQLARDTLASREKAYELTRRMHQIGSTSGLVLAQNQTTVETARVDVASFTSQVERDRNALQLLVGGPLPAALLPGAELLAAGAQAPAALLPVPAPLPSSVLLARPDLQAAENNLRAMAANIGAARAAMFPTISLTASIGTGSRELDNLFGGGSSTWSFIPLVRLPIFDAGRNRAGVQVAEANQRIAVAQYEKAVQTAFREVSDVLADRAQWDERLAAQTRMVEATQKAFDLSEARFKAGVDNYLTVLDAQRSLYTARQTLIGLRLSEQLNRVTLWKVLGGEPAGATMASS, from the coding sequence ATGAAGCGCCCCATGAATCTTGCCCCCCTCGCCACCGCTGCGGCCCTTGCGACGCTGTTGTCCGGCTGCAATCTCGCACCGCAGCACCGCACGCCCGACCTGCCTGTGCCCGCCACCGTGGGCGCTGCGGTGGATGCCAGCCCGGCCCGGGCCGACGAGGCCAGCCTGCAGGCTGCCGCCGCGCTGGGCTGGGTGCAGTCGCCGCAGCTGCGCGAGGTGATCGCGCTGGCCTTGGCCAACAACCGCGACCTGCGCGTGGCCGTGGAGAACATCGAAAAGGCACGCGCCCAATACGGCATCACACGCGCGGACCTGCTGCCCAGTGTCAATGCCCAGGCCCAGGCCAGCCGGGCACGCACGGCCGCCGGCATGACCAGCGCCACCCAGGCCGCTTCGGTCAGCACGCAGTACACCGCCCAACTGGGGTTCGCCAGCTACGAGATCGATCTCTGGGGCCGCGTGCGCAACCTCAGCGAAGCCGCCTTGCAGCAGTTTCTGCAGACCGAGCAGAATCGGCGCAACGTGCAGATCGGCCTGGTGGCCGACGTGGCCAATGCCTGGCTGACGCTGGCCACCGACCAGGCGCGCCTGCAACTGGCGCGCGACACGCTGGCCAGCCGCGAGAAGGCCTACGAGCTGACGCGGCGCATGCACCAGATCGGCTCCACCTCGGGACTGGTGCTGGCCCAGAACCAGACCACGGTGGAGACGGCGCGTGTCGATGTGGCCAGCTTCACCTCGCAGGTCGAGCGCGACCGCAATGCGCTGCAGCTGCTGGTGGGTGGGCCGCTGCCGGCTGCGCTGCTGCCCGGCGCCGAACTGCTGGCTGCGGGCGCCCAGGCTCCCGCGGCCCTGCTGCCCGTGCCCGCGCCGCTGCCGTCCAGCGTGCTGCTGGCGCGCCCGGACCTGCAGGCGGCAGAGAACAACCTGCGCGCCATGGCGGCCAACATCGGCGCCGCGCGTGCGGCCATGTTCCCGACCATCAGCCTGACGGCCAGCATCGGCACGGGCAGCCGCGAGCTGGACAACCTGTTCGGCGGCGGCAGCAGCACCTGGAGCTTCATTCCCCTGGTGCGCCTGCCCATCTTCGATGCCGGCCGCAACCGGGCCGGCGTGCAGGTGGCCGAGGCCAACCAGCGCATTGCCGTGGCCCAATACGAGAAGGCCGTGCAGACCGCCTTCCGGGAAGTGTCCGACGTGCTGGCCGACCGGGCCCAGTGGGACGAGCGCCTGGCCGCGCAGACCCGCATGGTGGAGGCCACGCAAAAAGCCTTCGATCTGTCCGAGGCCCGCTTCAAGGCCGGCGTGGACAACTACCTGACGGTGCTCGATGCGCAGCGCAGCCTCTACACGGCCCGGCAGACGCTGATCGGCCTGCGCCTGTCCGAGCAGCTCAACCGCGTGACACTGTGGAAGGTGCTGGGCGGCGAGCCGGCCGGCGCCACCATGGCCAGCTCCTGA
- a CDS encoding efflux RND transporter periplasmic adaptor subunit, producing MNFDVPLPPSSRLSAPFESQPGAGHAPPLAGLARAALCTLALVGTLAGCSRQEAAPAAAKAAPEVGVVTLQKQSQQLDSTLPGRTRASLTAEVRPQVSGIVQKRLFTEGALVRQGQQLYQIDPASLQATQASAQAALAKAEASARTLEATARRNAELVKIDAISQQAFEESQAAAAQSRSDVAVAKANLATAGINLKYSRIEAPISGRISLSSVTPGALVTANQTEALTSIVQLDPMFVDFTQSSSELLQLKRDWEAGRFQKVEGDKIPVRIVLDDGSAYAHQGKLQFAGVIVNATTGTVTLRAVVPNPDGVLMPGMYVQALLPTGLAPEALLVPQQSVTRDLTGKASVLVAKADDVIEKRPVEIDRAVGNQWLLQGGLAAGERVVVDGFQRIKPGDKVRPVEVDLRAKAQARNGMPAALAQPAAAAPAPTAPAGQ from the coding sequence ATGAATTTTGACGTGCCCCTTCCGCCGAGCTCGCGCCTGTCGGCGCCTTTTGAATCCCAGCCCGGCGCGGGGCACGCTCCTCCTCTCGCGGGTCTCGCCCGGGCCGCCTTGTGCACCCTTGCTTTGGTGGGAACGCTGGCAGGCTGCTCCAGGCAGGAGGCAGCGCCCGCGGCCGCCAAGGCCGCGCCCGAGGTGGGCGTGGTCACGCTGCAAAAGCAGAGCCAGCAGCTCGATTCCACGCTGCCCGGCCGCACGCGCGCCTCGCTGACGGCCGAGGTGCGGCCCCAGGTCTCGGGCATCGTGCAAAAGCGCCTGTTCACCGAAGGGGCCCTGGTCCGCCAGGGCCAGCAGCTCTACCAGATCGATCCGGCCTCGCTGCAGGCCACGCAGGCCAGCGCCCAGGCGGCCCTGGCCAAGGCAGAGGCCAGCGCGCGCACGCTGGAAGCGACGGCGCGCCGCAATGCCGAACTGGTCAAGATCGACGCCATCAGCCAGCAGGCCTTCGAGGAAAGCCAGGCCGCGGCGGCGCAGTCGCGCTCGGACGTGGCCGTGGCCAAGGCCAACCTGGCGACGGCGGGCATCAACCTCAAGTACAGCCGCATCGAGGCGCCGATCAGCGGACGCATCAGCCTGTCTTCGGTGACGCCGGGCGCGCTGGTCACGGCCAACCAGACCGAGGCGCTGACCTCCATCGTCCAGCTCGACCCCATGTTCGTGGACTTCACCCAGTCCAGCAGCGAGCTGCTTCAGCTCAAGCGCGACTGGGAGGCGGGCCGCTTCCAGAAGGTGGAGGGCGACAAGATCCCCGTTCGCATCGTGCTGGACGACGGCAGCGCCTACGCCCACCAGGGCAAGCTGCAGTTCGCGGGCGTGATCGTCAACGCCACGACCGGCACGGTCACGCTGCGCGCCGTCGTGCCCAACCCCGATGGCGTGCTCATGCCCGGCATGTACGTGCAGGCCCTGCTGCCCACGGGCCTGGCGCCCGAGGCGCTGCTCGTGCCCCAGCAGTCGGTGACGCGCGACCTGACGGGCAAGGCCAGCGTGCTGGTGGCCAAGGCCGACGATGTGATCGAGAAGCGCCCCGTGGAGATCGACCGCGCCGTGGGCAACCAGTGGCTGCTGCAAGGCGGGCTGGCAGCCGGCGAGCGCGTGGTGGTCGACGGTTTCCAGCGCATCAAGCCCGGCGACAAGGTGCGCCCCGTGGAAGTGGACCTGCGCGCCAAGGCCCAGGCCCGCAACGGCATGCCTGCAGCCCTGGCGCAGCCTGCGGCCGCAGCCCCCGCTCCAACGGCCCCCGCAGGCCAGTAA
- a CDS encoding DUF1566 domain-containing protein, with protein sequence MPQALAPATDPLPRSHRQQCPRQPCRPRTTALLLACVAAAAHAQPADLPPDARRGSATALEVSEDGRYVIDRRARLLWPRCVEGMHWNGKDCAGMPQLFTHKQAQALAIERAQQDGVRWRLPRVNELRRLISRDIRPQGLSPELFPGAPRGWHWTGTAAVNARPVNPYNYSNISGSAAPQLSAQQAWAIDLDSLESRPDMGRGNQLLVRLVRPMPSDKAQTPTPPRPDRPGPGKPDPDTED encoded by the coding sequence ATGCCCCAAGCCCTTGCCCCTGCCACCGATCCCCTGCCCCGGTCCCACCGCCAGCAGTGCCCCCGACAGCCTTGCCGCCCGCGCACCACCGCGCTGCTGCTGGCCTGCGTGGCCGCGGCAGCCCATGCGCAACCGGCGGACCTGCCCCCCGATGCCAGGCGCGGCAGCGCCACGGCGCTGGAGGTCTCGGAAGATGGCCGCTACGTGATAGACCGGCGTGCCCGGCTGCTGTGGCCCCGCTGCGTGGAGGGCATGCACTGGAATGGCAAGGACTGCGCGGGCATGCCGCAGCTGTTCACGCACAAGCAGGCACAGGCCCTGGCGATCGAACGTGCGCAGCAGGACGGTGTGCGCTGGCGGCTGCCGCGTGTCAACGAGCTGCGCCGGCTGATCTCGCGCGACATCCGGCCCCAGGGCCTGTCGCCCGAGCTGTTCCCTGGCGCGCCGCGCGGCTGGCACTGGACGGGCACGGCCGCGGTGAACGCACGCCCCGTCAACCCCTACAACTACAGCAACATCTCGGGCAGCGCAGCGCCCCAGCTGTCGGCCCAGCAGGCCTGGGCCATTGACCTGGACAGCCTGGAGTCGCGGCCGGACATGGGTCGCGGCAACCAGCTTCTGGTGCGGCTGGTGCGCCCCATGCCCTCCGACAAGGCACAGACGCCCACGCCCCCGCGTCCAGACAGGCCGGGCCCTGGCAAGCCTGACCCGGACACCGAGGATTGA
- a CDS encoding DUF72 domain-containing protein, with amino-acid sequence MQDDLFGSPPPASPAPPPAPGGRKPASRKAVGTVQLAAQALQWQALADQLPPGLRMGVSTWSYPGWEGLVWDGAYDKSVLAKKGLQAYGRHPLMRTVCVDRSFWRPLTASQYLAFAGQVPVDFRFVVKCPSVVTDAQVRDEDGKGMSLNPVFLQPDLAVTSFVEPTLEGLGEQLGVLVFQLSPMTWGLLSRPTELLARLQAMLDAVRAALAAHPLGAQIIVAVEVRDPELLTPELADTLRASGATFCLGLHGKMPPIEEQLVFLRQLWPSPLVCRWNLNREFGAYGYPDAQKKHDPFDEIRTPDVHTRSILAKTIDGITSRGLPAFVTVSNDAEGCAPRSIALLAEAVVQAEAARTQRLP; translated from the coding sequence ATGCAAGACGATCTGTTCGGTTCTCCCCCACCAGCCTCCCCTGCCCCGCCTCCCGCGCCTGGCGGTCGCAAGCCGGCATCCCGCAAGGCCGTCGGCACCGTGCAACTGGCGGCCCAGGCCCTGCAATGGCAGGCGCTGGCGGACCAGCTTCCGCCGGGCCTGCGCATGGGGGTCTCCACCTGGTCCTACCCGGGCTGGGAAGGCTTGGTCTGGGATGGCGCCTATGACAAAAGCGTGCTCGCCAAGAAAGGACTGCAGGCCTATGGCCGGCATCCGCTGATGCGCACGGTCTGCGTGGACCGCAGTTTCTGGCGGCCGCTGACGGCCAGCCAGTACCTGGCCTTTGCAGGCCAAGTGCCGGTCGATTTCCGCTTCGTGGTCAAGTGCCCTTCGGTGGTCACCGATGCGCAGGTCCGCGACGAGGATGGCAAGGGCATGTCGCTGAACCCCGTGTTCCTTCAGCCCGATCTGGCCGTGACCAGCTTCGTCGAACCCACGCTCGAAGGGCTGGGCGAGCAGCTCGGCGTGCTGGTGTTCCAGCTCAGTCCCATGACCTGGGGCCTGCTGAGCCGCCCTACCGAACTGCTGGCGCGGCTGCAGGCCATGCTGGACGCGGTGCGAGCGGCGCTGGCCGCCCATCCGCTGGGCGCGCAGATCATCGTGGCGGTGGAGGTGCGCGACCCGGAGCTTTTGACTCCCGAGCTGGCGGACACGCTGCGCGCGTCGGGGGCCACCTTCTGCCTGGGGCTGCACGGCAAGATGCCGCCCATCGAAGAGCAGTTGGTTTTTCTGCGGCAGCTGTGGCCCAGCCCCCTGGTCTGCCGCTGGAACCTGAACCGCGAGTTCGGTGCCTACGGCTACCCCGATGCGCAAAAGAAGCACGACCCCTTCGACGAGATCCGCACGCCCGATGTGCACACGCGCTCCATCCTCGCCAAGACCATCGACGGCATCACGAGCCGCGGGCTGCCCGCCTTTGTGACGGTGAGCAACGATGCCGAGGGCTGCGCGCCCCGCTCCATCGCGCTGCTGGCCGAGGCCGTGGTGCAAGCGGAGGCGGCCCGGACTCAGCGCTTGCCGTAG